A region of Paraburkholderia sp. BL23I1N1 DNA encodes the following proteins:
- a CDS encoding SGNH/GDSL hydrolase family protein, protein MRRRAWLAACVLAALPVLASMARDARAGSPAAQVQVDAYGDSTTLGITCSGGHCGPQAQNAVAYLQDELQARHGDRVHVTNYGVGGTMASQLRDGIGSRHAGATAGLPWQERLAASSAQIVLINYGINEVMQNQTPEQFYAAETALVKTARALGKEPVLQTSNPMPDNRLNARLAAMVAMTRRVAAEQQVPLVDQFAYVSKLPDWKTLMSDGAHPKPDLYRLKAEQDFQVVDPLVRRLLDGTL, encoded by the coding sequence ATGAGGCGCCGCGCGTGGCTCGCTGCGTGCGTATTGGCCGCTCTGCCGGTGCTGGCTTCGATGGCACGGGATGCGCGTGCCGGCAGCCCGGCTGCGCAGGTGCAGGTGGATGCCTACGGCGATTCGACCACGCTCGGCATTACCTGCAGCGGCGGCCATTGCGGCCCGCAGGCGCAAAACGCCGTGGCTTATCTGCAGGACGAGTTGCAGGCGAGGCACGGCGACCGGGTACACGTCACGAACTACGGCGTGGGCGGCACGATGGCCAGCCAGTTGCGCGACGGCATCGGCAGTCGCCACGCCGGCGCGACGGCCGGCCTGCCGTGGCAGGAACGGCTCGCCGCTTCGTCCGCGCAGATCGTGTTGATCAACTACGGCATCAACGAAGTCATGCAGAACCAGACGCCCGAGCAGTTTTACGCGGCCGAAACGGCGCTTGTGAAAACCGCTCGCGCGCTCGGCAAAGAGCCGGTTTTGCAGACCTCGAACCCGATGCCCGACAACCGCCTCAACGCGCGGCTCGCCGCGATGGTCGCGATGACGCGCCGAGTGGCCGCCGAACAACAGGTGCCGCTCGTCGATCAGTTCGCTTACGTCAGCAAACTGCCGGACTGGAAGACGCTGATGTCCGACGGCGCGCATCCGAAGCCGGATTTGTACCGGCTCAAGGCTGAACAGGATTTTCAGGTCGTCGATCCGCTGGTGCGGCGGCTGCTGGACGGCACGCTCTGA